From the Polaribacter tangerinus genome, the window ACAAAGATTTAGAAAAGAAAAAAGTAGACTTAGGTGCTTGGGGTGATGCTGGAGAAGCTAAACAAATTTATAAAGATTGTGTGAGTCGTTACGAAAACAGCGAACATAAAAAAACAAACAATTTTAAAATTTAATAGACTATAAAGTACATTTTAAAAGCTCTTTAAGAAATCCTTAAAGAGCTTTTTTTTTACCCAAAAAAATCAATACATACAAAAAAGTTCAATTACTTGTGTATTTCATAATTAAACAATCTTAAAATGTGAATTTTAAAATATTTCTAACTTTAAATTGATTTTACTACATTTACGAAATTATAAACTAATTTAATTAAAATAATATATGGAATCACTGATGATTTGGATGCCAATTGCAATGGCTATTTTAGGTTTAATTTACATGGCAATTAAACAATCTTGGGTTATGAAACAAGATGCAGGAGACGGTAAAATGAAAGAAATTTCAGACCACATTTACGAAGGAGCTTTGGCTTTTTTAAGTGCAGAATATCGTTTACTATCATTTTTTGTTTTTATAGTAAGTATCCTATTAGCTATAGTCGCATTCTTTGTTCCTACCACAAGTTATTTAATTGTAATTTCTTTTATTTTTGGCGCTATTTTTTCTGCTTATGCAGGAAATATTGGTATGAAAATAGCTACGAAAACAAATGTAAGAACAACACAAGCAGCAATTACAAGTTTACCTAAAGCACTAAAAATATCTTTTGGTGGTGGAACTGTTATGGGATTGGGAGTTGCAGGTTTAGCAGTACTAGGTTTAACAGGTTTCTTTATAGCTTTCTTTCATGTATTTATGGACGGAGTTTGGACCAATACTATGGATATGACTATAGTGCTTGAAACATTGGCAGGGTTTTCATTAGGTGCAGAATCCATAGCGCTATTTGCCAGAGTAGGTGGTGGAATTTACACTAAAGCTGCAGATGTTGGGGCAGATTTAGTTGGTAAAGTAGAAGCAGGAATACCAGAAGACGACCCAAGAAACCCTGCAACAATAGCAGACAACGTTGGAGATAATGTAGGAGATGTTGCTGGTATGGGAGCAGATTTGTTTGGCTCTTATGTGGCTACAGTTTTGGCTGCAATGGTTTTAGGAAATTATGTAATAAAAGATATGGGTGGTTCAATTTCTGATGACTTCGGTGGCATAGGACCAATTTTATTACCTATGGCTATTGCTGGTGCTGGTATCATTATATCAATAATTGGTACTATGCTAGTAAAAATTAGCAATAATGATGCAAAAGAAGAACAAGTAATGGGTGCTTTAAATAAAGGGAATTGGACTTCTATTTTTTTAGTTGGGCTTTCTTGTTTCGGACTTGTTATGTGGATGCTACCAGAAACAATGCAAATGGAATTTTTTGGTGAAGGATTACAAGAAATATCATCAATGAGAGTTTTTTATGCAACTTTAGTTGGTTTAATTGTTGGTGCTGTTATATCTTCAGTAACTGAATATTACACAGGATTAGGCAAAAAACCAATCTTAAAAATTGTGCAACAATCTTCTACAGGAGCAGGAACTAATATTATTGCAGGTTTAGCCACAGGGATGATATCTACCTTTCCTTCTGTATTATTATTTGCAGGTGCCATTTGGGCTTCTTATGCGTTTGCAGGCTTTTACGGTGTTGCACTAGCAGCATCAGCAATGATGGCAACTACAGCAATGCAATTAGCTATAGATGCATTTGGTCCGATATCTGATAATGCCGGTGGAATTGCAGAAATGAGCGAACAAGAACCAATTGTAAGAGAACGCACAGATATTTTAGACTCTGTTGGAAATACAACTGCAGCAACTGGTAAAGGTTTTGCCATTGCCTCTGCAGCACTTACATCATTAGCTTTATTTGCAGCCTATGTTACGTTTACAGGAATAGACGGAATTAATATTTTTAAAGCTCCTGTATTAGCTATGCTATTTGTAGGTGGTATGGTTCCAGTTGTTTTTTCTGCATTGGCAATGAATGCTGTTGGAAAAGCAGCTATGGAAATGGTAGAAGAAGTTAGAAGACAATTTAGAGATATTGCCGGAATTATGGAAGGAACTGGCAAACCAGAATACGATAAATGTGTGGCTATTTCTACAAAAGCATCTTTAAAGGAAATGATGTTACCAGGATTTTTAACTATCGGATTTCCACTAATTATTGCCTTTGTTCCAATGATTTTTGGAATGGATAGTTTAGCAATTGCAGAAATGCTAGGTGGTTATATGGCTGGTGTTACCGTTTCGGGTGTACTTTGGGCAATATTTCAAAACAATGCAGGTGGTGCTTGGGATAATGCAAAAAAATCTTTTGAAGCGGGTGTAGAAATTAATGGAGAAATGACTTATAAAGGTTCTGATGCCCATAAAGCTGCAGTGACTGGAGATACTGTTGGAGATCCTTTTAAAGATACTTCTGGACCATCAATGAATATTTTAATAAAGCTTACTTGTTTAATTGGCTTGGTAATTGCACCTATTTTAGGCGGACACTCTTTAGATGAAAGTAACGCTAACGTTCAGGAGAGTGAGGTAAATATTGTAATTAATGAAACAAATTCAAATTTATTAGCAGCAACTATTACCACAACAAAAACCGTAAATGGTAAAAAAACAAGTACTGTTAAAAAGGTAGAGGGTACAATTTCAGAAATTGAGGATATTGCAGCAAAAGCTGGTACTATAACTTCTGTAAATGTTATCAAAAAACAAGACAAAGAAGAATAAAATTGTATAGATATACTAAAAAAGCCTTCTCACATGAGAAGGCTTTTTGTTTAACAGTAACTATATTTTCTATCTGAAGTTAAAATGCATAACGCTGTGGCCCACCTCTTCTAATTTCTTCACTAGCATCTTCTTCAAATTGCTTAAAGTTCTCTCGAAATGCATTCGATAATTTAAACGCTGTCTTATAATATAAATCATCATTATTCCAGGTAGCTCTCGGACTTAATAATTCTGTTGGAACTCCCGGACAAGTTCTTGGTTGTGCTACTCCGAAAACAGAGTGAATATGATAATCTTCATACCTATAACTGCCCAAATCACCATTTAGTACAGCGGCAATCATAGCACGCGTATATTTTAAAGGCATTCTTCTGCCTACTCCGTACTGACCACCAGACCATCCAGTATTTATCAACCAAACATTTACGTTGGCATCTTTCATTTTTTTACTTAACATTTCTGCATATTTAACAGGATGTAATGGCATAAATGGTGCCCCAAAACAAGCAGAAAAACTAGGAATCGGTTCTGTAACTCCAGCTTCTGTACCAGCAACTTTTGCAGTATAACCAGAAATAAAATGATATGCTGCTTGATTTGGTGTTAACTTAGAAATTGGAGGTAATACACCAAAAGCATCTGCTGTTAAAAAGAAAATATTTTTTGGATTTTTTCCAACCGACGGCTTTCTAATATTTTCAATATGATAAATAGGATAACTAACCCTAGTGTTTTGAGTGATAGAAACATCGTTAAAATCGACATTTTTATCTTTATCTAAAATAACATTTTCTAAAATAGCTCCTTTTTTTATGGCTTCAAAAATTTCTGGCTCTTGTTCTTTAGACAAGTTGATTACCTTAGCATAACAACCTCCTTCAAAATTAAAAACTGTATTTTCAGCTGTCCAGCCATGTTCGTCATCACCAATTAAACTTCTCTCTGGGTCTGTAGAAAGTGTTGTTTTTCCTGTTCCAGATAAGCCAAAGAAAATTGCTGTATCATCATTTTTACCAACATTAGCAGAGCAATGCATTGGTAATGTATTCTTATAAACTGGTAAAATAAAGTTTAAGGCAGAGAAAATTCCTTTTTTTATCTCGCCTGTGTAGCCTGTTCCACCAATAAGAGCAATTTTTTTTGTAAAGTTTAAAATTGCAAAATTATGTTGTCGGGTTCCATCTAGTGTCGGATCAGCCATAAAACCAGGTGCATTAATTACCGTCCACTCTGGAGAAAAATTTTCTAACTCTTTTTCTGTTGGCCTTAAAAACATGTTGTAAGCAAACATATTACTCCAAGGATACTCATTTACAACTCTAATATTTAACTTATAATCTAGATCTGCGCAAGCATAAGAATCTCTCACAAAAATCTCTTTACCAGATAAGTAGTTTGTTACTTTTTTATAAAGTAAATCGAATTTATCTGCTTCGAATGGTAAATT encodes:
- a CDS encoding sodium-translocating pyrophosphatase; protein product: MESLMIWMPIAMAILGLIYMAIKQSWVMKQDAGDGKMKEISDHIYEGALAFLSAEYRLLSFFVFIVSILLAIVAFFVPTTSYLIVISFIFGAIFSAYAGNIGMKIATKTNVRTTQAAITSLPKALKISFGGGTVMGLGVAGLAVLGLTGFFIAFFHVFMDGVWTNTMDMTIVLETLAGFSLGAESIALFARVGGGIYTKAADVGADLVGKVEAGIPEDDPRNPATIADNVGDNVGDVAGMGADLFGSYVATVLAAMVLGNYVIKDMGGSISDDFGGIGPILLPMAIAGAGIIISIIGTMLVKISNNDAKEEQVMGALNKGNWTSIFLVGLSCFGLVMWMLPETMQMEFFGEGLQEISSMRVFYATLVGLIVGAVISSVTEYYTGLGKKPILKIVQQSSTGAGTNIIAGLATGMISTFPSVLLFAGAIWASYAFAGFYGVALAASAMMATTAMQLAIDAFGPISDNAGGIAEMSEQEPIVRERTDILDSVGNTTAATGKGFAIASAALTSLALFAAYVTFTGIDGINIFKAPVLAMLFVGGMVPVVFSALAMNAVGKAAMEMVEEVRRQFRDIAGIMEGTGKPEYDKCVAISTKASLKEMMLPGFLTIGFPLIIAFVPMIFGMDSLAIAEMLGGYMAGVTVSGVLWAIFQNNAGGAWDNAKKSFEAGVEINGEMTYKGSDAHKAAVTGDTVGDPFKDTSGPSMNILIKLTCLIGLVIAPILGGHSLDESNANVQESEVNIVINETNSNLLAATITTTKTVNGKKTSTVKKVEGTISEIEDIAAKAGTITSVNVIKKQDKEE
- the pckA gene encoding phosphoenolpyruvate carboxykinase (ATP); the encoded protein is MIHLNTKSISLEDLGINNATIRYQLSSSELHKETLLKNQGEETALGAIAIRTGEFTGRSPKDRFIVKDSVTEDLVWWSDINLPFEADKFDLLYKKVTNYLSGKEIFVRDSYACADLDYKLNIRVVNEYPWSNMFAYNMFLRPTEKELENFSPEWTVINAPGFMADPTLDGTRQHNFAILNFTKKIALIGGTGYTGEIKKGIFSALNFILPVYKNTLPMHCSANVGKNDDTAIFFGLSGTGKTTLSTDPERSLIGDDEHGWTAENTVFNFEGGCYAKVINLSKEQEPEIFEAIKKGAILENVILDKDKNVDFNDVSITQNTRVSYPIYHIENIRKPSVGKNPKNIFFLTADAFGVLPPISKLTPNQAAYHFISGYTAKVAGTEAGVTEPIPSFSACFGAPFMPLHPVKYAEMLSKKMKDANVNVWLINTGWSGGQYGVGRRMPLKYTRAMIAAVLNGDLGSYRYEDYHIHSVFGVAQPRTCPGVPTELLSPRATWNNDDLYYKTAFKLSNAFRENFKQFEEDASEEIRRGGPQRYAF